TCGTTAAGGCTGTCGGCGCTCGGTGGGGAACGAGCCACCGGGCTGACCGTGCTGCAATCGATGATTGCGGCCGGGGTGCATCGTACGGGGCAAGCCGTGTTGATTACCCAGGGCGCACAGGATGTGCGGCTGGCTCCTGGCCAAGGGTGGCAGGCGGTTCTCCAGGTCGCCTCCCTGGTTTCGGTGCCGGTTCGCATGGGGGCTCGGGCCGTAGGTGTGCTGGAAGTCGTGAATCGGCGGAGCGGAAAGCCGTTCAGCAATTGGGATGTGCTGGAGCTTGCGAGTCTGTCGAATCAGTTCGGCTTGGCGATCGACAATTTGCGCAGGCGACCGGTCGGTGAGGAGGCGTGAACGAAACGTCTGGATCCTAACGCTTTTCGGGCGGCATGTACTTGATCATGTCCGTGGCGAGCTTCGTGGCAAGATCTTTCATGTCCGGGCGGATGAACAAATAGCTTTCCTGCACCTGGTGCCGGGCTTTCCACACAATCGCCCCGTTCACGGCATCGACCAGGCGCATGCTCAATCCCACGCGGGCGATATTGTCGCCTTCTTCCCGCGTATACTCCCAGGCATTGACCTTCACGACCAGCAGCGAGTCTGCGCCCAGGGCATGGCCGATCTTAATGGCTGAGTTCTTGTCGGATTGGCCGGTCGTCTCCATGCGGGAAAAATAGGTGACGAGCGCGTCGAACGCATCCTTGGTCGTCTGGAAGGTGTCGGTGACTTGATCGGGAGGGACGACCTTTTCGACGCGGCGACTCTTGATGAGCACCTTCGCGACCACTTCCTCGACGTCTTCGCGCGCACTATCGTAGGTGCCGGAGATCGGGAGGATCGCCATGGTTTTCGGGTAGAATCCACGAGCCGCCGGCCCTTCCCACATTTCCTGTAACCCGCCGCAGCCAGTCACAAGCCCCGAGAGCGTTAGGCAGAACACCACACTAAATCGTAAGAAGGTCCGTCGTGTCATGGTTTGTCTAACAAGTGTAGCAGATTGGTTCACAGCCAACAGCGCCCTAGAAGGTCAATGCAATGGACCCGGAAGCTAAAGCGGCCTGATCTCTAAAATCATACCCGCCGGCGATATCGACGCGCAAGGCGAAGATGCGAAGCCCGAAGCCTGCCGTTGGGATGAACGGGGTCTTGGCATCCTGCATGTTCTTGAAGGCACCGAGTCGGAACGACAGCAGTTCGGACAGAATCGTTTGTTCAGCCCCCAGGCTCAAGACCTGGCTGTAGACGCCGGGAGTCAGGGTATTGTTCTTGGTAATATCGACATCTGCGGTGAGCGTCAGCGAGTTATACGGGTTGACTGCGATGCCCGTGCGCACCTGCGGCAGCAGTTTGAATTTGTCGCCGTTCGGCGCATCGAACGTGGGCGCGTTAATGTCCTTCGCGACGATTCCCATCCGTAACCAGGAGGAGGGCCGGAACATGGCGCCGACATCGATGCCGAGTGCGGTGGAAATCTTGGCGCGCCCGATGTCTTCGAAGACTTTGACGTCGTCGCTCGCACCCCGAATATTGGTGGCACCGGTATAGGCCGCGCCCTGGATCACCTTCCCCGTGATGCCGATCGAGAACATGCGGTCCATGAAGGCATAGGCATAGGACAGCGCGGCCTGTCGCACTTCCAATCCGTTCATGGCGAATTGGCCGTTGACGGTCAGGTTCGAGCCATTGTTCGTAAACCCGACCGGACTGCGCAGGAAACCTCCCGCCGTCGCAACATCGGACACGTTAAACCCCAGCGCATGTTCGCCGAAGTTGCCCTTGACGTAGAATCCGCCCGAGGCGGCTGCGGTGAGATTCGTGCCCGGTCTGTTCATGCGATCGAGCTGCTGCTGGAGGCGCGCGATGTTGCCGGCAGAGGTGTCGTTCAAATTGAGATTGTTGATTTCCTTCAACGTGTCGAAGACGTCACCGCGATCGATGAACTGGCCGCTGCCCTGAATCCGCATGTCGAACTTCTTACTCATCGCCATGCCGGCTGGGTTCCAGTAGGTGGCGAGGGAATCCGACGTGGTCGCGACTCCGGCCCCGCCCATACCCATCTGCCGTGAGCCCACGAACACGAATTCGACTGCTGCGGCCTGAATCGGCAGCAAGACGACGAGCATCCAGGCGACGATGGGAAGGCTGCGACGGCAATGTGACAGCATAGGAATCAAGGGACTCTGGGTGACAGCGGTCGAATAGCGCAGTCTACGAAAAGATGCTCAACCCGTCAAGAAGCCGTGGCTGAATTTGAGGGCGTCGTCGAAATCTGTGGGGGTACGTCACCGTGCCGTGCAGCAGTTCCTCACGAGGAGATGATCATACCGTCCTGCATGGAGATGATGCGGTCGGCTTGAGCGGACAGTTTGTCGTTGTGGGTGACGATGACGAAGGTGGTGCCGCGCGAACGGTTCAGTTGTCGGAGTAGTGTGAACAACGCGTCTCCCGTGTGGCTGTCGAGATTGCCGGTCGGTTCATCGGCCAGGACGAGATCGGGCTGCTGCATCAGTGCGCGCGCCACGGAGACCCGCTGTTGTTCGCCACCCGATAGTTCGCCGGGTTTGTGGTGCAAGCGGTCGCCCAGGCCGACCTCTCCGAGGAGTTTCGTCGCCTCTCCGATGACATCGGCCATCTCCCGCTTCTGAATCATCGCCGGCAGGCAGGCATTCTCCAGCGCCGTGAACTCCGGCAGGAGGTGGTGAAATTGGAATACGAATCCTACTCGACGGTTTCTGAACTCCGCCTGCTGTTGTTCCGTGAGCTGGAACAGGTTCTGGCCCTCGAACGACACGGTGCCCTTAGTGGGCCGATCCAACGTCCCGAGAATTTGCAACAGGGTGCTCTTGCCCGCGCCGGAGGCCCCGATAATCGCGATGAGTTCGCCGCGCGCGATATGCAGGTTGATGTCGTTCAACACCACCAGTTCGCGCCCGCCCATCGGAAATGTTTTGTAGAGCCCGACGACGTCAATCATGAAACCATGTTGTCCAATACTGATATGGCGGAGTCGCTGTGCCGCGGCACTATCGTCGCGCCACGCCCCGGTCACTCACAGCGTGATCATTCATATCTCAGCGCGGCAGCCGGATCGAGTTTTGCCGCCTGGAGTGACGGATATAGGGTGGCGGCAAAACTGATGAGAATGGCCGAGCCTGCGACGAGTAACACATCCGATCCAAGGACATGCACTGGAATTTTCGAAATGTAATAAACGGTCGGATCGAAGGTCCAGAAGGTTTGGATCAACCAGAGGAACGCGTATCCGAGCGGCACGCCGATGGCCGCGCCGGAACAGCCGATGATCAGGCCGTTCAGCATAAAAATACGCATGATCCCTTTGCGTGTGGCTCCCATCGCTTTGAGAATGGCGATCTCGCGTTGTTTTTCGGTCACGATCATGGTGAGCGTGCTGACGATGTTGAACGAGGCCACGATCGTGATCAGCACGAGCAACAGGAACATCATCGTCTTTTCCAGCTTGAGGGCCGAGAACAGGTTGCGATTCATCTGCATCCAGTCGCGCGCCCAGAAGGCGAAGCCAAGCTGCTGTTCGATCGAGCGGGCCACGTCACTCGCGCGGAACACGTCGGCGACCTTCACCTCGATGCCCGTGACCGTGGCGCCCATGTTGAAAAACTTTTGCGCCTCCGCCAACTCGATGTAGGCCAGGGAGGAATCGTATTCGTACATGCCGGATTGAAAGATGCCGACGACGACGAATTGCCGGATTTTTGGCGTCATGCTGGCGCCCGTAATCGGCCCCACGGGTGACACCACGTTCAGGGTGTCGCCGGGGAAGACCCCAAGGCGCATCGACAGCTCTTTCCCGAGAATGATGCCGGGCCGCATGGCCGTATCCGGACCGTTCGGTTCCCGTTCTTTCTCGGGAATGACGACTTTGCTCGTGTGTGAGAGGTCGTCCAGGTTGCCGGTGATGAGATTATGGGCGAGTTCAGTCACCGTGCCTTCACGCGCAGGGTCGATGCCGCGCAGGATGATGCCCTGAACCCCTGAGGAGGAGGTCAGCAGCACCTGCCGAAAGATAAACGGAGTGGCGGCAACCACCTCCGGAACAGCGGCGACCTTCTTGACCTGCTCTTCGTACTCGGACATGGACTCCTTCATGCGGTCGTTCACGAGGATGTGCGCCGTGGTGCCGAGGATCTTCGCCTGGACGTCCTCCTTGAACCCGGTCATGATGCCGACCGTGCCGATCAACGCGGCCACGCCGAGCGTGATCCCGACGATGGAGACGATGGTATTGAACGAGATGGTGCGATTGCGTCGTTTCGCGCGCAGGTATCGGAGGCCGATATAGATTTCGTAGGGCAGCGCCATGTCTTACTTTTCAGGCCTCAGTTGCGGGAAGAGCACCACATCCCGGATGGAGGCCTGATTGGTAAAGAGCATGACCAGCCGATCGATCCCGATGCCTTCACCGGCCGTGGGCGGCATGCCGTATTCGAGGGCCCGCAGGAAATCTTCGTCCACTCGATGGGCCTCCTCGTCGCCGGCGGCATGTTGCGCCGCCTGAGCCTCGAAGCGTTCCCGTTGATCCAGCGGGTCATTCAACTCGGAAAACGCGTTGGCCAGTTCGCGCCCCGCGATGTAGAGCTCGAACCGATCGGTCAAGGACGGATCGGAATCCTTCCTGCGCGCGAGGGGGGAGATCTCAATCGGATAGTCGGTGATGAAGGTCGGTTGTTGCAGTTGTGGCTCGACCGTCTCCTCGAACATGTCGTTCAGGATGTTGACGAGGGAAGCTTGAGGATCGACGTCGACGCCAAGCCGCTTGGCAGCCGCAAGGGCCTCGTCGCGATTCTTGAGCACCGAGGGCGGTAAGCTGTTCACCTCTAAGATTGCCTGGTGGTACGACCAGCGTCGCCAGGGCGAGCCCAGTTGGATCTGTGTGCCCTGATACTCGATCGTTGTCGTGCCGAAAATGTCCTGGGCCAAACGGCTGAAGAGTTCTTCCGTCAGCACGATGAGGTCATGGTAGTCGGCATAGGCGACGTAAAACTCCAGCATCGTGAATTCAGGGTTGTGGATCGTCGAGATCCCTTCATTTCGAAAGTTGCGGTTAATTTCGAAGACGCGGGGAAATCCACCCACGATCAAGCGCTTGAGATAGAGTTCCGGCGCGATTCGGAGATACAGCTCGGCGTCCAATGCATTGTGGTGGGTGACGAAGGGTTTGGCTGCCGCGCCGCCGGGAATCGGATGCATCATCGGCGTTTCCACCTCCAGGAACCCGCGCTCGTTGAGAAATGCGCGAATGCCTGAGACGATTCGGCTGCGCAGGGCAAAGATCTGGTGCACCTGCGGATTGGCGATGAGATCCACATACCGCTGACGGTATCTGGTCTCGACATCGGTGAGGCCGTGCCATTTTTCCGGTAGGGGACGGAGGGCCTTGCTCAAAAAGGTGAGGGTCTTGGCTTCGACGGTGAACTCATTGGTCTTGGTGCGGAACAGGGTGCCGGTCACGCCGATCCAATCGCCCAAATCCAGCCCTTCGGAGATCTGGTGAGTCTGCTCACCCAGCGTATCTTTCTTCAAATACACCTGCAGGCGTTCCGAGCCGTCCTGTAACACGGCAAAGGCAGCCTTGCCGAACCGGCGTAGTCCGACGATGCGGCCGGCGATGGTGCACCCGATCTGTTCCTGCTCGAGCGTGTCTTTCGTTTTCTCGCCGTGCAGGCGGACGAGCTGCCCGGCCCGGTCCTTGACCTCGAAACGTGTGCCGTAGGGGGCCACGCCGAGCTGGCGGAGCTGATCCAGTTTCTTGATGCGTTGCTGACGCTGATCGTTCAATTCATCCATCGGTACTCTCTCGTCGTTCATATCTCGTCGCGCGTGGTTCGCGTACGGTGTTCCACGAGCGACGCGTCACGTTAAAGGTCGTCGTCTTTCATGGCGATCGGCTCGGGTGCCTTGCCGCCGGTCATTTTTCTTTGGAGATAGGCTTCGATGAATCCGTCTAGTTCGCCGTCCATGACGGCGGACACCTGGCCGACCTCATGTCCGGTCCGATGGTCTTTGACCATTTGGTATGGCTGAAACACGTAGGAACGGATTTGACTGCCCCAGGCGATATCCTTTTTCTCGCCGACAATCGCGTTGAATTCGGCTTCCTTCTTACGTTGTTCCAGCTCAAACAAGCGGGCGCGCAAAATCTTCATGGCTCCGTTGCGGTTTTGGAGCTGGGACCGCTCGTTTTGGCATTGCACGACGATACCGGTCGGGATGTGTGTAATGCGAATGGCGGTTTCCACTTTGTTGACGTTTTGCCCTCCGGCGCCGCCGGCGCGGAACGTATCAATCCGGAGGTCCTTGTCTTCGATCACGACCTGCACATCATCGTCCAGCTCGGGATAGACAAACACGGAGGCGAAGGACGTATGGCGGCGTTTGTTTGCGTCAAACGGGGAGATCCGCACCAGGCGATGCACGCCGGCTTCGGCTTTCAGATAGCCATAGGCGTAGGGGCCGTTGACGGACAATGTCGCGCTCTTAATGCCGGCTTCTTCGCCAGCCTGCAAATCCAGGGTTTCGACCTTGAATCCTTTTTGTTCCGCCCATCGCACATACATGCGGAGCAGCATTTGCGCCCAGTCCTGAGACTCGGTGCCACCGGCGCCAGGGTGGATGGCAAAGATCGCGTTGTTCGCATCCAGTTCGCCCGAGAGCAACAGTTCGATGCGAAACTGGGCGACGGATTTTTCGAATGGGTCGAGTTCGGCCGTCAGCTCCTGCTCCAACCCGGCGTCCCCCGATTCCAGCGCTAATTCCAGCAGCGCCTCGATGTCGCTTTGGCGGCGTTCGGTGTCCCGCCATCGGGAGAGTTCGCGGTCTAACGCAGCTTTGCGGCGATTGACCTTGGCGGCGGCCTGCGTATCTTTCCAGAAATCAGGCTGGGAGGTTTTGAGTTCGATGTCGTTGAGTTCAGCCGTCATCCGAGCCAGGTCAAAGATGCCCCCGTAATTGAGCCAACTGTTCGCCAAGGGTGCGCACACGGGTCCGGACATCATCTAACATGGCACGTTCCTTTCTTTCTCACGCTGGTCGCCCGGCTGGTTCTCCACCGGCGGGTTCCGTGTCGTGCGAGAAGTAGCCGGTCAGGCACAAAAGCGCGATGAGTATAGCACAGGCATACGCAAAGAGATCACCGTATTGGGAGTAAAAGGTCTGTTGATGGCTGACGGGAATCGTCCCCCGCAGCGCCTCTTGGGTGAAGATCGATGACTGCTGCAACACGCGGCCATACGGATCGATGAATCCGGAGATGCCGGTATTCGCCGCCCGCGCGAACGCGACATGGTTTTCCACGGCGCGAAAGACGACCATGCCGAAGTGTTGATAGGGTGCCGAGGATGGGCCGAACCACGCGTCGTTTGTCACCGTGACCATGAAGTCGGCGCCGTTCGCCGCGAACTGCCGCACGAGGTTGGGGAAGATCACTTCGTAACAAATCACGACGCCGAACTTGAGATGGAAGTCGGGGTTGGTCGCGGCGGCTGCCAGCGGAGGAGATTTCTCATGGGGCTTGAACATCAACAGGGTCGAGCCGGGACCGGCTTCGAAGTCCCCGATTCCTTCCACAAGCTTATCGAGAAAGAACAGCAGCGAGTTATGAAACGGAATGTATTCACCGAAGGGCACGAGGTGTTGTTTGTCGTATCGACCCAGGATTTGGCCGTCCGTCGCGAGGAGGTACGCGCTGTTGAGAAGGAACGGGCGGCCGTCCGGGTGCCGCCGCAAGGCCGGACTGCCGAACAGGAGAGGCGCTCCGGCGCGCCGTACCATGTCGCCCACGAGGAGCCGGTATTGTGGCTCCATCTCATACACGAAGGGCGTGGCGGCTTCCGGCCATACGATGAGATCCAGGTTGTCGCCGAGTCCCGTCGTGAGGCGATCGAATCGCGACATCGTTTCCTGCCGGAATGCGACATCCCATTTTTGAGCCTGTTCGACGTTCGGTTGCACGACTCCGACGGACAACGTGCGAGCCTGCACATGCTGAGCGGCCGACAGGAGTGTGGTGCCGTAAAACAGGGCCACCCCGAATCCGGCGCCGGCGGCGACCGAGGAGGGCCAGGGGAACGAGCGAATCTGAAAACCACGATAGGCCTTGAAGCTCCAGATCAGTGTTTCCGCCAGGGCGGCATTGACCAACACCAGAAGAAACGAGACGCCATAGACGCCGAAATGATCGGCAAACTGGATAATGGGCAGCCACTGATATTGAGAGTACCCGAAGAGCGCCCAGGGCAGGCCGGAGAGAAAGTACGTGCGGATCAACTCCAGGGTGACCCAGAGAAAGGGTGCCGGCAGAAACCCCAAGGTGGGAAACGCCGTTCTGATCCACGACAGGGCTCCGGCATAGACGGCCAGATACAGCCCGAGATAGATCGTGAGCAACAGCATGACGAGTGTGGCAATCGGGAAGGGTACTTTGCCGTACACGTTCATTGCGGTGATGACCCAGAACATCGCTCCCGTAAAGGCGACCGACCCCGCAAGCCAACCGACACGGAACGCGCGCCGTGGAGCAGCATATTCCACCGCGATATGCAGGGGAACCAAGGCGAACCAGGCGATGAGGCCGAAATCAAATGCCGGAAAGGAGAGGGGGTAGAGAAAACCGCTCGCGCAGGCAAGCAGAATGAGGCGTGCGCGGGAGATGGTCATTGCCGCTAACTTAACGAAAGCATTAGAGAGATTCAACAGGCCACTGCGAGAAGGGCTTGCCGGGCCCTTCAGCGTGCCGATGCGGCTCAGTCGGTAAGGTCAGTGGCCTGGTCGTCCACCGGGCGGCGCGATCCGGCCCGGAAACCCGGAGGCGGTCGGTTGCTGGGGTTGCGGATTGGCCATTGCTTTGGGGGAAAGCGGGAGGAGCGGTGCGGGCGTGAGCCGATTCGGCGGTGGCGTGGTTCCAAGGGGCGTGAGTACGCCCGACGAGGCACCGGAGAGCGCATTGATGCCGGGGGACGGCAGTCCCGTTCCCACTGTGGTGGGGTGCGTGATGCCATGAGCATCCGAGTAGATGGCGTCGCTCCCGCTGAGGGGAGATAACAGACCGTTCGTGCCGTCCGGCTGTCGAACCGGGGATGATTGGGCGCTGGTGTGGGAGATCGGGCCCAGGAGTGAGCCGCATGTCAGGAGTAGGATAAGCCTCATCGTGAGCATGGTGCGTCCTCTGAGAGCGCGAGTGAATCAAGACTGACAGGCCCATGGTCATTGTATCAGACGGCTCGCCGCTTCCCCGCACATGATCCTGTTGCTCTTTTGCGAATGACGATGGCCGGGAAGCCGCACCGGTCCTCAACTTTTCCCGTATTGACCGATTTTTTCCCCAGGCGTAGACTGATTTCAGCAATTCAGTACCACCCTTTCTGCAGGTGGTCACATGGTCCTCCGTGGCGAACATGACCGCCGCTGTGACCAAGCCAGCCTTGGCCCGAGAGGGCTCTGCGGCGTTTCCCCTCAACAACCTCACGCTTCAGCAATGTTCGGCTCGCCTGTTGTGCTTCGTGCGACCGAAACCACCATACATGCCGGTCAGTGTCACCACGTTGAAAAAAAGGAGGTCTGTCTATGCAGGCTGGACTCCAGGTCTGTGTCGTGTAGAGAACGGCGTGCCGGTGTCCTACCTGCGTGCCGCGCGCCGAGCTAGGCTGAGGCAGGAAGGAGGGTGCCATGGGACGAAAATATGACCTCGTCGATGTCATGGCTGCCATCGGACTGGTAGCGACCTTGTTTGGAGGATATCTACTCGTGACGGCTGCCGATGGATTCTGGCAGGCTCCCAGTACTCCCCGTATGAGCAGTGCCATCGCCGGGACCGACCCTGCCGCCGGAATGCAGTATCTGCAGCCGGTGCTCGGGCAAGCGATCGTGCAGGACCTGTTGCTTGATCGGGAGGCCGAGGCGGTGCTGTCCGCTTCCAGTATGGAGTTAAATCGTGCAGTCGTGGAATCACAAGCTATGGAGACGTCTATCCTGAGTCCCTTGGTGGTCGCGGAATTGCGCGCCTACGGACAGGACGTCGATCATCGTGCGCGTATGCAATATGTCATGGGCAAGTCCGTGGTGAATCAGACCAGGCGAGGAATCTTCAGCGGGATCTTGTCTGTGGAGCAGGACGGTGGAGAGTTCAATCGCAACCTGATTCGTACGGCCGAATTGACGGGACAACGGATGCATGACGAGTTCGTCGCGACCAGGCAGGCGGCGCTGGGACGGTCGATCGTCGATGCCATTGTGGACGAAGAACGGATGACCGCGGCGTCGCAGGAACGGGTCGGTCGAGCTGTCGTCCAGGTGACGCAGGCGCAGGAAGGGTATGCCGAAGCCAAGGCGGAGCGGCAGATTCAGCTGGCGAGCGCGACGGTCGCGGCGGTTCGTACCGATGCGTTGATGGATCGGTTGGCGCGGCTGGAGGAGATGTCGCAGGAACGGACGATGGTCTCGTATCACAGGAATGCGACCGCAGATGTCTCGCGCGGATTACTGATCCTGGCCTGCGTGGGTCTGATCGCCTTGTTCGTCGGCGGGTTGGCGTTCAGCACGCGCAAGGACGAGATGCAGAGCATCCCGATCTGGAAGCTGGACACGCTACTGCACTTGCACCGGTCGGGACGATAACGGCGTCCCCCTGGGAATCGATGGACGATTCCCAGGGGGCTGAGGAGGGTGACCATGTCGTGGGAAAACTGGGCTGTGGCGATCGGCCTCGGCGCGCTCTTGATGATGTTCTTCGTGCTGATGGAAATGTTCTTCGCCGGCCCTCGCCATCCGTTGGATCACTCGCAGCATAAATAGTCGGTCGCGGTGAGGACGAAGGGCGACGGGCTCGTTGCGCATCGAGAAACGGCGCGTCATCCCCGTCGTTATGAAGTTGAGGTGTTCAATTTAGGCAGGACCAGAGGCCCGGGAGCATCACTTTGGCCATGGCTTTGAGTTCCGATTCTGATTGAGGCGGGACTCCCGAGAGAGCGATGCCGAAGTCGTGTCCTTTCGACCAACGGACCGTTGCTCTACGCACAAGCATGGGCGTGTCCGGAGTCGGTTGGATGACAATGACGACCAACTCCATGCCCACCGTGACCGCTTCCCTTCCTCGAATCCGTCCCCCGACATTGGTAAAATCTTCGGTGACACCGATGGTCTGAAATGCGCCATTCGAATAGTAGATCGGGTATTGGACGTGGATGCGTTTGGTCCCACGGTCACGATATGCCGTATTCATGTCGATTCGATTCCTTTCGTCCGCCGGTACGTGTTCTTCCTTCTCTCCGCAAGCATCGCTTCAGGAGAGAGCCTGCGGGTTGCTGATACCACATCAGTGCGGCGGCCATGAGGCCGCCCATGCAATCATGTACGATGTCGGGGAGGGACGCTTCACGGCTGGGAGTTGTTCCCTGTGCGACCTCGGTCCAAATTCCAAAAACTACAGTGAAGAAGACCCCAACCGGGGCGGCGTACGGCAACGGCCATCCGCGCCGACGCAATCCCCAGATGACCAACCAGGTGAGCATGCCGTAGGCGGGGATGTGCGCCTCATCGCGCCAGTTTGTCGGCACGATGTCGATGATGTGTCCGGTTACCCCCATGCCTGGTGCAGCTACGGCGAGCCCCAGGAGTAACACCATGTACCCTATGATGACGGCACCGACGAACAACATGTGTGGGATCGTCTCCGGCAACGGCTTGTAACCAGCGGAGAGTACCGTGCAGTGTGGAAGAATCACCATCAGCCGTTCGGCCGAAGCGCTAGTGCTTTGGAGGGGCGGAGTTCGCGAGAGATCGGGGAACGTTGCGGGGCGTCGGAGCGGGCGGGCTGGGGTGTTTCAACCTTTTTTGTCGGGGGTCTGGTGATGCCACTCGTTGGGTGTGCTCGCGTAGGCCTGATAGGCCTGGCCGAATCCGAGTACCAGATGCGCATCCTGCATCTTCAGCTCCCACAAGGCAAAGTCGCCGAACCCGAACATCATCTTCGACTGGGGGAACTTCTTCAGATATCGTGTTTTGACCGACTCATAGGCGTCGTGTTCGACGGGGAGGAGGCTTGCGGTTCCCATCAAATTTAGCCGTTGCAGGGCCAGGGGGTTTTTCTCCGGCTCATCGGGTTCCGCAATGAACAGACTGACACGAGAATCCTTCAACAAATGTTGGGTATGCAGCGCCAGGCGGCTGAGGTGGAGGTAGACATGCGACCAATCCTTGTCCAGCAGATAGGGGACATGTGAGCCAAACGGGTGTCCGTTTCTGAGGGTCAGCAGGACGCCGGTTCGCAACTGTGCGATCAGCTGTTCGTAGGCGGCTTGAATTTCCTCATTTGGCTTGGGCTCTTGCATCGGCATCGTGTCACCTCCCTCGGTTCATTGTAGCTGGCCGTTCGCAATTGTCCAGCGGGAGCGGCATGCGCTCGAGCATGCCGCTCATCCCGCTTTGCCTGGCGCAACACAGCAGGATATGATGGAGCGGCAAACGACCAATGGACCGGCCGAGACGGGAAGGGAGAGGCAGACGATGAAACAGTGGCACTGGGGCGTGATGGTAGCAGGGGTATGTATGTCGATCGGGCTGACCGGCTGTGGCGGAAAGCACGCGGAGATCAAAGAAGACCGGCTGACCGTCGGACGGGTACAGGGCGAAGTGAAGGTCGGCATGTCGGCTGCGCAGGTGGCTGAATTGCTGGGCTCGCCGAATATCGTGACCACGGACGACAAGCGCCGTGAGGTGTGGATCTACGACAAGGTCTCGACCGATCGTGTCGACACGTCGAGTTCTACCTACGCCGGATTGATTATTCTGGGCGCGAACTCCAGCGACCATTCCAGTTCGCAGCGTCAACGGACCTTGACGATCATCATCAAATACGACGAAGAGAAGAAGGTTCGCGATTTTGCCTACAACTCGACGCAGTTTTAAGCCGACGGTTCAAGTGGGAGCGCGAGTCGTGGCGGCCATCGTCGTTGCCCTGGGTTGGCCGCTGGTGGTGAGCGGGTGTGCTCAGCAGCGGGCTCAACCGGCTGAGTTTTTTCAATTGACGCCGGAAAGCAGCGCGAATCGAGCCATGCAAACGCGGGTGTTCGAGACTCCCACCGATCACGAATTGTTGTCGGCCTCGGCGGCCGCCCTGCAGGATCTCGGATTTCAGATCGAGGAGAGTGTGGGGGAGGTGGGGTTCCTGCGGGCGGCGAAAGAACGGAGTGCGCGCGAGTACGGGCAGTACCGGAATCGGTTTTTCGTGTGGCTGCTGACGCTCGGCCATGTCCTCATTCCAATCGACCTGCACCAGAAGATTGCGGCGACCATCGTGGCCAGGCCCGTCGCCGAAGACCACTCGCGGCACGAGGTGCGGAT
This is a stretch of genomic DNA from Nitrospira sp.. It encodes these proteins:
- a CDS encoding VanZ family protein; its protein translation is MLFVGAVIIGYMVLLLGLAVAAPGMGVTGHIIDIVPTNWRDEAHIPAYGMLTWLVIWGLRRRGWPLPYAAPVGVFFTVVFGIWTEVAQGTTPSREASLPDIVHDCMGGLMAAALMWYQQPAGSLLKRCLRREGRTRTGGRKESNRHEYGIS
- a CDS encoding pyridoxamine 5'-phosphate oxidase family protein, with the translated sequence MPMQEPKPNEEIQAAYEQLIAQLRTGVLLTLRNGHPFGSHVPYLLDKDWSHVYLHLSRLALHTQHLLKDSRVSLFIAEPDEPEKNPLALQRLNLMGTASLLPVEHDAYESVKTRYLKKFPQSKMMFGFGDFALWELKMQDAHLVLGFGQAYQAYASTPNEWHHQTPDKKG
- the bamE gene encoding outer membrane protein assembly factor BamE, whose product is MKQWHWGVMVAGVCMSIGLTGCGGKHAEIKEDRLTVGRVQGEVKVGMSAAQVAELLGSPNIVTTDDKRREVWIYDKVSTDRVDTSSSTYAGLIILGANSSDHSSSQRQRTLTIIIKYDEEKKVRDFAYNSTQF
- a CDS encoding PilZ domain-containing protein, with amino-acid sequence MNTAYRDRGTKRIHVQYPIYYSNGAFQTIGVTEDFTNVGGRIRGREAVTVGMELVVIVIQPTPDTPMLVRRATVRWSKGHDFGIALSGVPPQSESELKAMAKVMLPGLWSCLN
- the lnt gene encoding apolipoprotein N-acyltransferase: MTISRARLILLACASGFLYPLSFPAFDFGLIAWFALVPLHIAVEYAAPRRAFRVGWLAGSVAFTGAMFWVITAMNVYGKVPFPIATLVMLLLTIYLGLYLAVYAGALSWIRTAFPTLGFLPAPFLWVTLELIRTYFLSGLPWALFGYSQYQWLPIIQFADHFGVYGVSFLLVLVNAALAETLIWSFKAYRGFQIRSFPWPSSVAAGAGFGVALFYGTTLLSAAQHVQARTLSVGVVQPNVEQAQKWDVAFRQETMSRFDRLTTGLGDNLDLIVWPEAATPFVYEMEPQYRLLVGDMVRRAGAPLLFGSPALRRHPDGRPFLLNSAYLLATDGQILGRYDKQHLVPFGEYIPFHNSLLFFLDKLVEGIGDFEAGPGSTLLMFKPHEKSPPLAAAATNPDFHLKFGVVICYEVIFPNLVRQFAANGADFMVTVTNDAWFGPSSAPYQHFGMVVFRAVENHVAFARAANTGISGFIDPYGRVLQQSSIFTQEALRGTIPVSHQQTFYSQYGDLFAYACAILIALLCLTGYFSHDTEPAGGEPAGRPA